The following are encoded together in the Anaerostipes caccae L1-92 genome:
- the atpF gene encoding F0F1 ATP synthase subunit B, producing MLTFNSGLLWTFVNLIVFFLILKKLLFQPVMGMIEKREQMISGQIEDAEQKNTQAGLLKEKYEAELKNANQEAAMIVKTAKERGKEEYEKILRDAGAEASKIIADASKTIETEREKAVQGIQNEIAQVAIAAASKVIQENVDQASNEKILDDFLREAGAGQ from the coding sequence GTGTTAACATTTAACTCAGGACTCCTGTGGACGTTCGTGAATCTCATTGTGTTTTTCCTTATCTTAAAAAAGCTTCTTTTTCAGCCTGTTATGGGCATGATTGAGAAAAGGGAACAGATGATCAGCGGACAGATAGAGGATGCGGAACAAAAAAATACCCAGGCCGGGCTGCTGAAGGAAAAATACGAGGCCGAGCTTAAAAACGCCAATCAGGAGGCGGCTATGATCGTAAAGACAGCCAAGGAGCGGGGAAAAGAAGAATATGAGAAGATTTTAAGAGATGCCGGTGCGGAGGCGTCCAAAATAATTGCGGACGCAAGTAAAACCATCGAGACAGAGCGGGAAAAAGCAGTGCAGGGAATACAGAATGAAATTGCCCAGGTGGCGATCGCGGCGGCTTCCAAAGTGATTCAGGAGAATGTTGACCAGGCATCGAATGAAAAAATACTGGATGATTTTTTGAGAGAAGCGGGTGCAGGCCAATGA
- the atpE gene encoding ATP synthase F0 subunit C, which produces MSLVALGAGIAVLSGIGAGIGIGIATSGATDAIARQPEATGEINKTLLLGCALAESTAIYGLVVAIIIMFVL; this is translated from the coding sequence ATGTCATTAGTAGCATTAGGAGCAGGTATTGCAGTATTATCAGGTATTGGAGCAGGTATAGGTATCGGAATCGCCACATCAGGCGCAACAGATGCGATCGCAAGACAGCCGGAGGCAACAGGAGAGATCAATAAGACGCTGCTGCTCGGATGTGCGCTTGCAGAGTCAACGGCAATTTATGGTCTGGTTGTTGCAATCATTATCATGTTTGTACTTTAA